CAACTTCCATGCGATTTATGCCGTCTCCGAAATCACCTTCAAGTTCTACGCTGATACTGTCGCCGCTGTACTGAATGGTTTCGGTAACTGTTGAATCGGCGCACTTTTCAATAAGATGCAGAAAACTTCCCGGTTCTCTTGATGGGTATAAAAGAACCTGCTGAAGATCAGGTTCGAGAGTATAAAGGACAGATCCGTCATACCCTGTAGCAGAACCCTCCGGCTCTGAATATGAAAGAAGAAACAGGTCAGGTTGAGCTATATACATTGTTCCCGAGGATGTTTCCTCCTCCAGTGTAAGCGCCCAGGAATCAGTCTGAGTAAAAGATCCAGTCATGAAAACCGTGTTCTTCATTTTTTCAAGCAGAGGAGAAAGTGGTGATAAAGCCAAGATGGAAACCAGCAGATAAGAATGCAACATATTTCTTCCTTATAAAAGCAGGTCAGGGTTCAATGGAATGGTCTCTCACATCAACAATAGCATCTGTTCCTATTACTATTACAACTCCTGAATGCTCCTGCGCAACAGTTGAAATTATATCACCTCCGGGCTGGACAGGCACAGAGGAATGTGATAACAGCCATCCTGAGAGGGAGTCTGATACTACGTATGCCTGGTCCTGATAACCTTCAGGGTAAAGAACAAGTGTCACATCCGGAGCACCGGCGTCTTCAATTGTAAAAGGAGGAGTACCTGTAGCTATTATCAGAGTTTCAAGCTGTGATAACGAAGAGCACACGGATGGTGTGCCAACCAGTGCCACCGAGGGGAAATTCACCGGTTCGTTTCCATTGTTCTCAACGGGTACTTCCGTGATGCCTGTTAATTCGGATTCTATCTTCCGTACAGCGAGTTGCGCATCAGTGTTGAGATGTGAATCGGGAAAACGATATATCAGGGAATTGAAGGTTTCTTTGGAATTCGAAAGGCTTCCCCTGAAATACTGCTGACATGCTCTCGTAAAAATGGATAAATCATCGTTCCCTGCCGCATATTCAGCATTATCGTAGTTATTGCTTCCGCCGCCGCACGCTAGAGTGAAGATCATGGCCAGCAGAACGAAATCAATCAGTTTGCTCATCGTCTACTCCCTCAAGTTCATCCATTGTTATCAGCACATCCCTGGCCTTACTTCCCTGAAACGGACCAACGACTCCTGCCTGTTCGAGCATGTCAATAAGACTTGCAGCTCTTGAATACCCCACTCTAAGCCTTCTCTGTATTATCGATACCGATCCCTGCTGTGTATGAACCACAACCTGTTTTGCCTTTTCGAACAGCGGATCATCTATCTTTATTGCGCTGGGATCATATAGGTTCCCACTGTCATCATCGGAAAATTCGAACTCGAAAGGGATCTTAGGCTGATCTCGAAGGTGTTCGAC
Above is a window of Candidatus Aegiribacteria sp. DNA encoding:
- a CDS encoding outer membrane lipoprotein carrier protein LolA, whose amino-acid sequence is MLHSYLLVSILALSPLSPLLEKMKNTVFMTGSFTQTDSWALTLEEETSSGTMYIAQPDLFLLSYSEPEGSATGYDGSVLYTLEPDLQQVLLYPSREPGSFLHLIEKCADSTVTETIQYSGDSISVELEGDFGDGINRMEVGFTLSDSLPFLFSTTDYNGNRTAYEMWDVTAGDSYPEDVFQLVIPDGYTVVNPEEM